GGTTTTCTCCTCTCCAGCTCCCCTGTGATCTCTCTATTCATTATCCTTATAGTCTCCTCCCCCGTTTTACCCCAGAGATGCTCAGCCCCTCTGATCTCACCTCCCTGGTCTGTGACTAGGATGTAGACTGGGCTCTTAGCCCTGCCTGTTACTATGACTCCATCATATCCCGCCATCTTCAACTCGGATGCGAACTCCGAGCTAGCCGTAGCCCCTATCACGCCGTTGCTCAGGGGTGACTTCCCCGAGCAGCATATCCGAGAACCTGGATATATGCCCGTCAACGGGCCCGTCATGGCTAGGAAGATGTTCTCTGGGCCTAAGGGGTCAACATGAGGCCATCTATCCCCAAGCCTGTCCCATAGAACCTTGGCAGCAAGCCCTCTCCCCCCAAAGAAGGCCTCTAAAACCCCCTCCCCGAGCGTGGTCTCCCATATCTTCTCCCTCGATAGGTCTACTTCAAGAAGCTTCCCGGCGTATCCTCTGGGCATCTATAACACCTCCATCCCTTTCTCCCCGAAGAGGTTCACCGCAAGCTCCCTCGCGACCTCTATGGGTTTCCTTGAGAAGAGCTTCCTGTTCAAGTTCTGCCCCTCTCTAACCAATTGAAGGGCTTCATAGCCCGCCTCACCGCAGACCTTCACGCATTGGGGGTCCCCGCCGCAGAGGTCGCATATAGTTGCCTTCCCATCCTTAGGATGTAGAAACGGTACCTTTCCTGGGCAGGCATCTATACATTTTCCACAACCTATACACTTATCCCTGTCCACCAGGACGGCGGTAGTCTCATCAACCTTGAGGGCTTCAACTGGGCAGGACTTGACGCATGGGTAGTCGTCGCACTGGGCGCATAGGTGGGGCACCTCCAACCCCGGGAATGGCATGAAGACCCTCACCCTGGAAGCCTCGGGCCAGAACCAACCCTCATGGTTAAGGCTGCAGGCCAACTCGCATCGCCTACATCCAGAGCACTTCGGATAATCCCTGAATATCCATATCGGCTCTTTCATGCTCTCATCGGAACTCTATAGAAGTTGTTGAATTAAATTTTTCCATCTAATTTGATAAGATAACCTTAATTTGCCTTCACCCTTTCAATATCCCATCTGTTCAGGATCATCCCAGCGAGCTCGGGCTGGAGGCTGAAGAGGCTCCTAGCCTCACCCTTTGGGACGAAAATCCTTATCCTGAAAGACCTCCCGAGGCTAACGCTTTCCTGGAAGTAATACTCGGCCCTCCTCAACACCTTATCCTTGTATTTCTCATGGAACTCCTCTATGGCCGGCTCTATGCACCTCTTCGATATTTCATCAACTGTAAGGGGTGGCGTATGGGGGAAGGTCAAGGTGAAGGTGTATTTTATCAATCCCTCATGGGTCAGGTTGAGGATCCTGCTATTCATAACCTGGGTGTTTGGTATCAGGAGGAGGTTGAAGGTCGGGGTATAGAGCTTAGTGTAATTTATGGAGATCTCCTCCACCTGGCCTTCGACGTCGCCTATCCTGACATAATCCTTAACCCTGAAGGGGCGGCTCAGGATGACGTAGAAGCCAGCGGCTATGTTGTTTATCGTCTGGGAGGAGCCGAAGCCCACTATTGCGCCGACTAGGGCGGAGCCGCCCACAAACCAAGTCGTGGGAAGCTCATATACGGTGAAGACCACGGTTATGCAGACGAATAGGGCCAAAACCCTCAAAACGAGCCTCATAGAGTTGGTGATATGGGGGTCGAGTTCAAGCCTCTTACTCAGCCTCGTCAGGGAACGGCTTAGAATGGTATAACCTATGCCCACCGCTATCAGAACGATTGAAACTAGAACTATGCGGGGCATCTCGGGATGGATCCAGAGGAGGCTCCTGATGAAGTCCTCAAGTACCGCCATAAGCCTCCCAAAGTATCAACTATTTCCAACTTAAACCTATTATGCCCAAGCCCCCTCTGTGACCAGCAATGTTAATTAGGAATAATCTCGACGGTGAGGTCCCTGCTTTAATCTCCACAGCGGACCTGTTCGATTAAACATCTGCAATTTTCGTACACTCTCTCTGCGTCTCTAAGAGCCTTCAATGCATCCTCAAATGAGAATAGTGATGATGGAGGCTTTAGGGTCATCTCATCTCCATAGAATGCTGGGCCCCTCTTTCTCGCGAGGTCGCTTGAGACGGCTCCCATAAACTCGAGTTCCTCCCTGAACCATTGAGGAAGCTCTCGGCTCTCTGCGGCCTCAATTAAAACATCTCTGAGGTCATGCTCTCTTGGATACTCGACGGCTAGAAGCCTCAACGCTGCCTTAAGGGATAGCTCTACGACCTCTTGAGATCTCCTCACGGTTAATGGATAATCCCCTGAGTTTAAGGCGTTTCTGGCTTCTATCAGCATTCTGGAGGCCCGTCCGATATAGTCTAGCGCCATCTCCATGCTCCTCATATCTCAACAACCTCTCCAAGCTTATAGTCTGGCTTTAGATCCCAGTACCATCTCCCCCCAGGGAGCTGGATCCTCCTAGCTTTAAGGGCCTTGAGCTTCGCGTCGAGCTCCCTTAGATGCCTCTCCATGAAGCTATCTTTATCGTATAGGATCAATCCATCCACAAGTATATCTAAGAGGATTGGGGGGTTCCTCTTGACCTCCTCTCTCGTGAGGGGAACCGGACTGATGAGGGTTCCAAGCCCAAGCTTCCTGAGCCTCATCCTAGCCTCAGAGGAGAGGAGTGCATCCTCAACCTCTTGGAAGAGCTGGAATCTACCTCCATAGGAATCTTTGAAGGAGTCTGAGACCACTAGGATGTCCACATCGCTCCCCTCCCCGGCGTCTCCTCTTGCAACGCTTCCAAAGAGAACTATTGAGATGAGCCTCTCGCCTAGCCTATCCTTCAGAGAGGTCACGATCTGATTGATGTATTCGACATATTCTTCTCTGATCAATATGGGGCTCTATCCTACATTGAAATTTAGATATTTAAAAACTTATTTCTCTAACTTAAAATATCACAAATAACATATATCATCAATCTACATCGAAAAAGATCTTATAAAATATATAAACCCGAATCCCACATCATCCTTTTTAAGCTGAGCTTAATCTTCTCATCTCTTTTAGGTGATCTACCATCCTATCGCGTAGGGTGTTCCAACTCTTGGGGAGGCTCCTCCGAGCTTTAATCCAGTCTTCTGGTCTATGGCCACAGCGAGGCATCTTCCATGGCTCCATGGCTGGTCTATTACTATGATGTGTCCTCTCCTTTTCAACCCCTCTATGGCCTCCTCGGATATTCCGGGTTCAATATGCACGACTCCAGGATGGGCATCGTGAGGCCAGAAGGAGGCGGGGAAGTGGGTTGTGTGAACCGTTGGCATGTCGATGGCCTTCTGGAGGTTCATCCCAAAATCCACATGGTTCAGGAATAGCTGGAGGGTCCATTGATCCTGCTGGTCTCCGCCGGGGGTTCCGAATGCCATGTATGGGGCGCCGTCTCTTTTCACAAGGCTCGGTGATAGTGTGGTGCTGGGCCTCTTTCCCGGCTCAAGCCTCTCAACATGGTCTGGGTTGAGATGGAACATCTGGCCCCTAGTGCCCATGGGGAATCCTAGACCCGGTATGAG
This is a stretch of genomic DNA from Candidatus Bathyarchaeota archaeon. It encodes these proteins:
- a CDS encoding 4Fe-4S dicluster domain-containing protein; the encoded protein is MKEPIWIFRDYPKCSGCRRCELACSLNHEGWFWPEASRVRVFMPFPGLEVPHLCAQCDDYPCVKSCPVEALKVDETTAVLVDRDKCIGCGKCIDACPGKVPFLHPKDGKATICDLCGGDPQCVKVCGEAGYEALQLVREGQNLNRKLFSRKPIEVARELAVNLFGEKGMEVL
- a CDS encoding mechanosensitive ion channel → MAVLEDFIRSLLWIHPEMPRIVLVSIVLIAVGIGYTILSRSLTRLSKRLELDPHITNSMRLVLRVLALFVCITVVFTVYELPTTWFVGGSALVGAIVGFGSSQTINNIAAGFYVILSRPFRVKDYVRIGDVEGQVEEISINYTKLYTPTFNLLLIPNTQVMNSRILNLTHEGLIKYTFTLTFPHTPPLTVDEISKRCIEPAIEEFHEKYKDKVLRRAEYYFQESVSLGRSFRIRIFVPKGEARSLFSLQPELAGMILNRWDIERVKAN
- a CDS encoding HEPN domain-containing protein, whose protein sequence is MRSMEMALDYIGRASRMLIEARNALNSGDYPLTVRRSQEVVELSLKAALRLLAVEYPREHDLRDVLIEAAESRELPQWFREELEFMGAVSSDLARKRGPAFYGDEMTLKPPSSLFSFEDALKALRDAERVYENCRCLIEQVRCGD
- a CDS encoding nucleotidyltransferase domain-containing protein; this encodes MIREEYVEYINQIVTSLKDRLGERLISIVLFGSVARGDAGEGSDVDILVVSDSFKDSYGGRFQLFQEVEDALLSSEARMRLRKLGLGTLISPVPLTREEVKRNPPILLDILVDGLILYDKDSFMERHLRELDAKLKALKARRIQLPGGRWYWDLKPDYKLGEVVEI